One genomic window of Fusarium fujikuroi IMI 58289 draft genome, chromosome FFUJ_chr01 includes the following:
- a CDS encoding related to ATP dependent RNA helicase yields MYARYIPPSKGGSNSNAGPPHSSSKSTNNSAPTTATNAFGFSRYVPPSAKPVAQSMHIETPQVQYFDDAPPTNTKRKLDTSEESKGTPGPDSKKPKTEEPTSHRDGEDAPKKKKKVRRGKRRTGAANDERDDDGTKPAQEPPEATSKEADATPEESQTMDEDSAKDKEKPKREVKEKKEKRKRKSKNEEQESEVPHRPVPKDDDRNEDVSMTDAAEPIENMPEPTEPAADEEDKRRKRREKKKKGKETEPAEEQEDELQTNQRHKTVMSKLEKSLKLASELPADEQDEEDQGELHGLEPLPQPEPVSSLTTSKPNYKILPSWLEDPIRVSQDTHTPFAELDIIPKACRVLEEKGFRDAFAVQTAAIPLLLPTSKQRGDVLISAATGSGKTLAYALPVVRDISQGCLTRLRALVVLPTRELVKQAQETFELCARAFDGGDRKRVRVGIAIGSQSLEAEQKAFMDQELRYDPDTYKKLKEETQRRKQLKWGLSASESLQDLDMEDTDPRLSHMNGYVVDYISKIDILICTPGRLVEHMEQTRGFNLDYVRWLVVDEADKLLAQSFQGWLDLVMEKFRIDKFTARDFHDMDFSGVRKVILSATLTRDLSLLNHLGLQRPRLIVLENDGDIQIAEHSLPVSLKEHAIRVHDTNLKPLYLLDLLRSQDMLMASPNKDAEEPKAEEAEDSATSSDSSSSSDSDSDSDATSDTSSDTSSDSDSDKDTNTKLKVSGRTLKSHIPISLIFTKSNESALRLSRLLALLDPSLADHIGTLTSTTPTHIRRKTLRAFSTASSPIRLLIASDLVARGIDLPSLDHVINYDLPPSVAGYVHRVGRTARAGRPGCAWTLVGDDESGWFWGKIAKGAGVKRAQKVERTRIEEIDEQRVEGYEAALEKLGKEAGR; encoded by the coding sequence ATGTACGCCAGATATATACCTCCCTCTAAGGGTGGAAGCAATTCGAATGCTGGTCCTCCTCACTCGTCATCAAAATCTACAAACAACTCTGCTCCTACTACTGCAACGAATGCCTTCGGGTTTTCGCGATACGTCCCTCCGAGCGCAAAGCCCGTAGCTCAGTCCATGCACATAGAGACTCCTCAAGTCCAATACTTTGATGACGCACCGCCCACAAATACCAAGCGCAAATTAGATACTTCGGAGGAGAGCAAAGGGACACCAGGTCCTGATagcaagaagcccaagacagAAGAGCCGACTTCACATAgggatggagaagatgcgccgaaaaaaaagaaaaaggtcAGAAGAGGCAAGCGAAGAACTGGAGCTGCCAATGACGAACGTGACGATGACGGTACCAAGCCCGCGCAAGAGCCTCCCGAGGCCACATCCAAGGAAGCAGACGCAACCCCGGAAGAGAGCCAGACTATGGACGAGGATTCTGCAAAGGACAAGGAAAAGCCGAAAAGAGAAgtgaaggaaaagaaagagaagaggaagaggaagtcaaagaatgaagagcaagaatCAGAAGTTCCTCACAGACCTGTTCCCAAGGACGACGATCGCAACGAGGATGTATCCATGACCGACGCGGCAGAACCCATTGAGAATATGCCTGAACCTACCGAACCAGCGGCAGACGAGGAAGATAAAAGACGGAAGCgcagggaaaagaaaaagaagggaaaggaaaCTGAGCCAGCagaggaacaagaagatgaactACAGACAAACCAACGCCACAAGACGGTCATGAGCAAGCTAGAGAAGTCTCTTAAGCTTGCCAGTGAGCTGCCCGCGGACGaacaggatgaagaggatcagGGCGAATTACACGGCCTCGAACCTTTGCCTCAACCAGAGCCGGTTAGCTCTCTGACGACCTCAAAGCCAAACTACAAGATTCTTCCCTCTTGGCTCGAGGATCCTATCCGTGTCTCTCAAGACACACACACACCCTTTGCTGAACTGGACATCATACCCAAGGCTTGTCGAGTATTAGAGGAGAAGGGATTCCGGGATGCCTTCGCTGTGCAGACTGCTGCTATTCCTCTCCTACTGCCAACAAGTAAGCAACGCGGAGATGTGCTTATATCTGCCGCGACCGGTTCTGGTAAGACACTAGCTTATGCCCTGCCCGTTGTACGAGATATCAGCCAAGGATGTCTCACGAGGCTGCGTGCGCTAGTAGTGCTACCAACACGTGAACTGGTCAAGCAAGCCCAAGAGACCTTTGAGCTATGCGCTAGAGCATTCGATGGTGGTGATCGAAAAAGAGTGCGAGTGGGCATCGCCATCGGTAGTCAGTCACTCGAGGCTGAGCAGAAGGCCTTTATGGATCAGGAGCTTCGATATGACCCTGATACATAcaagaagctgaaagaagagacGCAACGTCGAAAACAGCTGAAGTGGGGCCTTTCGGCATCAGAAagtctccaagatcttgatatGGAGGACACAGATCCTCGATTAAGCCACATGAACGGATATGTGGTTGATTACATTTCCAAAATAGATATTCTGATATGCACTCCTGGACGATTGGTTGAGCATATGGAACAAACAAGGGGCTTCAACTTGGATTACGTTCGATGGCTGGTAGTTGATGAGGCGGATAAGCTACTTGCTCAGAGCTTCCAAGGCTGGCTTGACCTCGTTATGGAAAAGTTCCGCATCGATAAGTTTACCGCACGAGACTTCCATGATATGGACTTTTCTGGTGTTCGTAAGGTCATTCTGAGTGCCACGCTCACAAGAGATCTGAGTCTTCTCAACCACTTAGGTCTGCAAAGACCACGATTGATTGTCCTGGAGAACGATGGCGACATCCAGATTGCTGAGCATTCTCTGCCCGTGTCGTTGAAAGAGCATGCGATTAGAGTGCACGACACCAATCTCAAGCCCCTCTACTTGCTTGATCTACTCCGCAGCCAGGACATGCTTATGGCAAGCCCTAACAAAGACGCAGAGGAGCCCAAggcggaagaagctgaagattcGGCTACTAGTTCTGACTCAAGCTCCAGTTCCGACTCcgactctgactctgatgCTACTTCTGACACAAGCTCGGACACATCTTCTGACTCGGATTCTGACAAAGACACCAATACCAAACTCAAGGTCTCAGGACGCACACTCAAGTCTCACATCCCTATTTCTCTTATCTTCACAAAGTCCAACGAATCTGCACTTCGTTTGTCACGGCTACTCGCCCTCTTGGATCCCTCCTTGGCAGACCACATTGGCACACTTACGTCAACCACACCAACACACATCCGTCGCAAGACTCTCCGGGCCTTCTCTACTGCCTCGTCTCCCATTCGCCTCCTCATAGCCTCCGACCTTGTTGCCCGTGGTATCGACCTTCCCAGCCTTGACCACGTAATCAACTACGACCTACCGCCTAGTGTAGCCGGCTATGTTCATCGAGTCGGTCGAACAGCTCGAGCTGGAAGGCCAGGATGCGCATGGACACtagttggcgatgatgagagtgGTTGGTTCTGGGGCAAGATTGCCAAGGGAGCTGGAGTTAAGAGAGCTCAAAAAGTTGAGCGAACAAGGATTGAAGAAATCGACGAACAGAGAGTGGAAGGCTATGAGGCTGCTTTGGAGAAGCTGGGTAAGGAAGCAGGAAGGTAA
- a CDS encoding probable to N-acetylglucosaminyltransferase SPT14 yields the protein MTRRTYNIAMVSDFFFPQPGGIESHIYQLATKLVDRGHKVIIITHAYDDRKGVRYLTNGVKVYHVPFLVIYRSATFPTVFSFFPIFRNICIRERIEIVHGHGSLSSLCHEAILHARTMGLRTVFTDHSLFGFADAGTILTNKLLKFTLSDVDHSICVSHTCKENTVLRASLDPVMVSVIPNAVVAENFRPKDVPASPSPQATSFGSEGPVYPPPQRIGPRDTITIVVISRLFYNKGTDLLIASIPRVLENHPNTRFIIAGSGPKAIDLEQMIETNVLQDRVEMLGPIRHEEVRDVMVRGHIYLHPSLTEAFGTVIVEAASCGLYVVCTQVGGIPEVLPSHMTTFAKPEEDDIVLATSKAISAMRAGKIRTEKFHEQVKKMYSWQNVALRTERVYDGISGTIPEDEFYGVDTSGYGSRIRNFALIDRLKRYYGCGIWAGKLFCLCCVVDYLFFLFLEWWFPRDNIDICPDWPRKRPADDDASSKKGAHSNRSSTSLGASKLE from the exons ATGACACGCCGCACGTACAATATCGCCATGGTCagcgacttcttcttcccgCAACCAGGAGGCATCGAATCTCACATTTACCAACTCGCTACGAAGCTTGTCGACCGTGGTCacaaagtcatcatcataacTCATGCCTACGACGACCGCAAGGGCGTGCGGTACCTCACCAACGGCGTCAAGGTCTATCACGTTCCTTTCCTCGTCATCTACCGTTCAGCAACGTTTCCAACCGTCTTTTCATTCTTCCCCATCTTCAGAAATATTTGCATTCGTGAGCGCATCGAGATTGTGCATGGCCATGgcagcctcagcagtctATGCCATGAAGCTATCTTGCATGCTCGTACCATGGGGTTACGTACTGTTTTCACGGATCACTCACTCTTTGGCTTTGCCGACGCTGGAACAATTCTCACaaacaagctcctcaagttTACTTTGAGTGATGTTGATCACAGCATATGTGTCAGCCATACATG TAAGGAGAACACGGTCCTTCGCGCATCACTCGACCCAGTCATGGTTTCTGTGATACCAAACGCTGTTGTTGCAGAGAACTTTCGTCCTAAGGATGTCCCAGCGTCGCCATCTCCCCAAGCCACGAGTTTTGGCTCAGAAGGACCAGTCTATCCTCCACCTCAGCGCATCGGACCTCGCGATACCATCACAATCGTTGTTATTTCACGCTTATTCTACAATAAAGGCACTGATCTCCTCATTGCCTCTATTCCTCGCGTGTTGGAAAATCATCCAAACACCCGCTTTATCATTGCAGGCTCCGGCCCTAAAGCCATCGACCTCGAACAAATGATCGAAACAAACGTGCTCCAGGATCGTGTCGAGATGCTCGGTCCCATCCGTCACGAAGAAGTCAGAGACGTTATGGTTCGAGGCCACATCTACCTCCACCCATCTCTGACCGAGGCTTTCGGAACTGTCATTGTTGAAGCCGCCAGCTGCGGCCTTTATGTCGTGTGTACACAGGTTGGCGGCATCCCAGAGGTCCTCCCCTCGCATATGACGACGTTCGCCAaaccagaagaagacgatatCGTCCTCGCCACAAGCAAAGCCATCAGTGCGATGCGTGCTGGAAAGATTCGTACCGAGAAATTCCACGAACAAGTCAAAAAGATGTACTCATGGCAAAATGTCGCTCTGCGCACGGAGCGCGTTTACGACGGCATTTCGGGCACCATCCCTGAGGACGAGTTCTACGGTGTTGACACATCAGGCTACGGTAGCCGTATACGCAATTTTGCTCTTATAGATCGTCTGAAGCGCTACTATGGTTGTGGTATCTGGGCCGGAAAGCTCTTCTGTCTTTGTTGCGTTGTGGATTACCTCTTTTTTCTGTTCCTAGAGTGGTGGTTTCCGAGGGACAACATCGATATATGCCCAGACTGGCCTCGCAAGAGACctgccgatgatgatgcaagTTCCAAGAAGGGGGCACATAGTAATCGGTCAAGCACATCACTAGGGGCTTCGAAGCTCGAATAA
- a CDS encoding related to tpa inducible protein, which yields MNQPAFHTPLESLVLFQSLVAQGFDNGVFARISEQLINNALIKEGSTYDPARLRPDALQHLFLRLLGDELRGEHEKAAADDSTTSPNSRKRKLGNPTLPTLKEIYEHVDKIPPLIDRLYERYKDNTVAQIRDDERSFETSQKEIQAMERCERERRARVASQNGTPVLAARDQKPSVTPNGSTSSPAMATNSAAPVRRGPTQQTPVIPPKPPVSHNKQPTVAPPSHMPTGTASIRPSNSPTPPNSTGSVLQPPAGVPQTTPRPLQAPQPLKQSPAPRPDIEAKLKDGNAASGAALKWEKPYQPPQTATPPPRQVQSPVAQVPTAPPPPQQQQHLQQHPQQHPQQVPSQQHWYPQQTAQFSPKPGAQPLSHPQTPQQARSHPIAPQPPQAQSQAQTHHQQRPHPPQVIQPPPPSTQPAPHAPGAQHATPTQHTQQIQRIQTPAQAQHAQAQQSSQTQPIAQALPQSLPQQHQQKPRPNSAKPGLAPPQHAGQLAPPLQPAPPRPVAESPGGQTLHARPSSTTPVPHPRPIQPPQGQTQQVRQTAAGSPAPPTAISGSIAPPQQRWPPGYQPQPPQHGSPVSSPVPPVSKVDKAQSSQYANQPQRPGVLSHIIRQALNTPVKKLGVPSAPHTPISATPTHVTHGFGTKWAPHSTPSTPGPSHMSVAPESPAYEPVSPPQKPATLPSSAGSTPRPLRKQAPKAASKVEQTVSKSARGRSARAGQKARAVSSTPSLTRSRRSQSILSHTDEPPTQTSESAPKIKDEDATPRPTEDTGDTTADESVPGRPQIMTPGSVSSRLHKRKRQITPVNPPPETTQVLWTRGFTKVSSSALDQISSHRDANMFATRLREKDAPNYRQIVLQPQDITSIRAAIKHGNKAAVQAAASLPGGDPGTAHVWLPISDELVPPKGIINSAQLERELVHMFCNAIMYNADPDRGPGPGFMKRSQDEEEEEVVGYRLDENGVVKNTRSMFVEVEKLLGDLRSAEKERSAPPPSAVRPASVATPAEETGDDEDEGERETGTAKRRRIGARG from the coding sequence ATGAATCAACCAGCCTTCCACACGCCCCTCGAGTCGCTGGTATTATTCCAGTCGTTGGTAGCTCAGGGATTCGACAATGGGGTCTTCGCGCGTATCTCTGAGCAACTCATCAACAACGCGCTCATCAAGGAGGGTTCTACTTATGATCCCGCACGATTAAGACCTGATGCGCTTCAACATCTTTTTTTGCGACTCTTGGGGGATGAACTGAGGGGCGAGCATGAGAAGGCTGCGGCCGACGATTCGACGACATCACCGAACTCGCGAAAACGAAAGCTCGGGAACCCAACTTTGCCAACGCTTAAGGAGATTTACGAACATGTTGACAAGATCCCCCCGCTTATTGATCGGCTATATGAGCGATACAAGGATAATACCGTCGCGCAAATTCGAGATGATGAGCGCAGCTTCGAGACATCCCAAAAGGAAATTCAAGCAATGGAGCGATGTGAACGAGAACGACGCGCTAGAGTCGCGAGCCAGAATGGAACACCTGTACTTGCTGCTCGTGATCAGAAGCCTTCTGTTACGCCTAATGggtcaacatcctcaccTGCTATGGCAACAAACTCGGCGGCGCCAGTTCGAAGAGGCCCAACACAACAGACGCCTGTGATCCCACCCAAACCGCCTGTCTCCCACAATAAACAACCAACAGTTGCGCCGCCTAGCCACATGCCTACTGGAACAGCATCGATCCGACCTTCGAACTCACCAACTCCGCCAAATTCTACCGGGTCGGTGCTTCAGCCTCCAGCAGGTGTCCCTCAGACAACACCACGACCATTACAGGCGCCACAACCTCTTAAGCAGAGCCCTGCTCCCAGACCAGACATCGAGGCTAAGCTGAAGGATGGAAATGCGGCTTCAGGAGCTGCTCTGAAGTGGGAGAAGCCTTATCAGCCGCCACAAACAGCTACACCCCCTCCTCGGCAGGTTCAATCACCCGTTGCCCAAGTACCAACAGCTCCTCCGCCAccgcagcaacaacagcatctacagcaacatcctcaacaacacccaCAGCAGGTACCATCGCAACAGCATTGGTACCCACAACAAACTGCTCAATTCTCTCCCAAACCTGGTGCTCAACCATtatctcatcctcaaacaCCCCAGCAGGCTCGGTCACATCCTATTGCTCCACAACCTCCTCAGGCACAGTCCCaagctcaaactcatcatcaacaacgcccTCACCCTCCCCAGGTTATTCAGCCGCCACCACCATCAACGCAGCCAGCCCCCCACGCTCCTGGGGCTCAGCACGCTACGCCGACACAGCATACTCAACAAATCCAAAGAATCCAAACGCCTGCACAAGCACAGCATGCTCAGGCTCAACAATCTTCGCAAACTCAACCTATCGCTCAGGCTCTGCCTCAGTCTTTGCcacaacagcatcaacagaAGCCACGGCCAAATTCCGCTAAGCCAGGCCTGGCACCACCACAGCATGCTGGTCAGCTAGCCCCTCCCTTACAGCCGGCACCTCCACGGCCAGTTGCAGAGTCTCCCGGAGGCCAAACACTCCATGCCCGTCCGTCTTCCACGACGCCAGTGCCACACCCTCGCCCTATCCAGCCCCCCCAAGGGCAGACTCAGCAGGTCCGACAGACTGCCGCAGGCTCCCCAGCTCCGCCTACAGCAATTTCAGGCTCCATTGCCCCTCCCCAGCAACGTTGGCCGCCTGGatatcaacctcaacctcctcagcaTGGGTCACCCGTCAGCTCTCCTGTGCCACCGGTATCTAAAGTTGATAAGGCTCAATCGTCACAATACGCTAATCAACCTCAACGACCTGGCGTTTTGAGCCACATCATTCGCCAGGCTCTAAATACTCcggtcaagaagcttggggtACCATCGGCACCGCACACGCCCATCTCAGCAACACCCACTCACGTTACTCACGGGTTTGGAACAAAATGGGCTCCACATTCCACTCCGTCTACTCCGGGTCCTAGTCATATGAGCGTGGCACCTGAAAGTCCGGCCTATGAGCCAGTCAGTCCTCCTCAAAAGCCTGCAACGTTACCGAGCTCTGCTgggtcaacaccaagacctttAAGAAAACAAGCGCCTAAAGCAGCCTCGAAAGTCGAACAGACCGTCTCCAAGTCTGCACGCGGCCGGTCTGCCAGAGCCGGGCAGAAGGCTCGTGCAGTTAGTTCCACACCTTCTCTCACTCGATCCAGGCGAAGCCAATCTATCCTCTCTCATACTGATGAGCCCCCGACTCAAACAAGTGAATCAGCACCCAAAATtaaggatgaagatgctaCACCTCGACCCACCGAAGACACAGGCGATACTACCGCCGATGAGAGCGTCCCTGGCCGGCCACAGATCATGACTCCTGGTAGTGTCTCTTCGCGCCTCCATAAACGAAAAAGACAAATTACACCAGTCAATCCACCACCCGAGACAACTCAAGTTCTTTGGACACGAGGGTTCACCAAAGTTTCGTCATCTGCTCTGGATCAGATTTCTAGCCACCGGGATGCGAACATGTTTGCCACCAGGCTCCGTGAGAAGGACGCGCCAAATTATCGCCAGATTGTGCTGCAGCCTCAAGATATAACATCCATCCGGGCTGCTATCAAGCATGGGAACAAGGCGGCTGTTCAGGCTGCAGCCAGTCTTCCCGGCGGTGATCCTGGTACTGCGCACGTGTGGCTACCTATATCCGACGAGCTTGTTCCTCCAAAAGGCATAATCAACAGTGCCCAACTTGAGCGCGAACTTGTCCACATGTTCTGCAATGCCATTATGTACAATGCTGATCCCGATCGCGGTCCTGGGCCTGGCTTTATGAAACGCTCtcaggacgaggaggaggaagaagtagTGGGCTACCGCCTCGACGAGAATGGCGTTGTAAAAAATACCCGCAGCATGTTTGTTGAGGTCGAAAAGCTCTTGGGTGATCTACGAAGTGCTGAAAAGGAGCGTAGCGCGCCTCCGCCTTCGGCTGTTCGTCCAGCTAGCGTCGCTACACCCGCTGAGGAAACgggcgacgacgaagatgagggtgAACGTGAGACTGGAACAGCCAAAAGGCGTCGCATAGGTGCCCGGGGCTGA
- a CDS encoding related to transcriptional repressor rco-1, whose amino-acid sequence MAATPSNGRLKLTPSNSPFLARPSRSARSPMRGRAHDASKLSLQRVIGTTCSSPTGFDTLPSVFAYIAGGAVVVVDVNGDNHTQRFYRARPTAVPLYSVATFQNTPTTPSGTPKANDSRGRVGPRFPNSPHTSSDWNESPSNTWTSRERIKAATCLALSRDGKYLAVGETGYSPRVLVFSLHDTSSDSPLISISEHAFGVNCVAWSADTQYLASLGAANDGFLYIWKVDPRTGAARLYKQNRCTSYVKDMVWMGNSLITFGVRHVKMWKPDDGPTISPTKQKFFSEQPASTPPSQRTLPGRSILLGPLLEDTFTCAAVVKNSSLIICSETGGVCIMAEDDRQMKLQKVLGLDFFISTIAVKGNIAYVGGRHGHFAVLDIEAVLDAQPPSACIKETTFCPTGQVALGFLTHKLVTIDSQQSIDIWSSDHVPGKNTKAMASIPIPGHGQSVTGIQVLERPNDLNASFLTWTVSGNVSFWTLEGQVQASIDVPIGMTEPENELDSVNQLTCARATNDGKLLISADRLGVLRMTDIATKEPVLDIKAHTADCRSVSVYDRDGKFLMASCGRDRTAQLFHRTAGGSIEHFQTLEFAAKVVQVMIPSEDKVLTCSFDRTLQIYDIITKEGDPDSVAAIPSRVISLRASPSSMVLGMGQRTVFVSLLDRSICQYELNTGRKISCFKCQDETKGESAVLDSLCFGQWPPKDQDFLLGTSNTDKSIRLYDAQTGSFLDREWGHTEAINGVCLIENDDGSRKVVSVASDGTMMIWGLDLNDSPPGSTSREPSPAKDSVSGRPPLRRVLSKAELAEFQRPSPTSGRRSPPRTLQRRTSRFNLAASVRTPTQGLPTSPSSTLAEDTPSRRPSADPRNSPPVSPKGKVTRRPSLPTLGTSARKKASSSNLRGFGSLNMATEQTCRQLRSYRKKLASSEPISQENLTELDQELRLTAAALGDRAIRSRAMNETVLSGLLDQYSERLVTLLDEKLRLSYQPRSPTEKDGDSRDGDSPDEEARRSINGSSSSLSP is encoded by the coding sequence ATGGCTGCGACACCTTCCAACGGTCGTTTAAAACTCACGCCTTCCAACTCTCCCTTTCTAGCTCGCCCTTCTAGGTCCGCTAGGTCGCCTATGCGTGGTCGCGCACACGATGCCTCGAAGCTCTCCCTCCAGCGTGTCATTGGCACAACATGTTCCTCTCCAACAGGGTTCGATACTCTCCCGTCTGTCTTTGCATACATAGCTGGAGGTGCTGTTGTGGTGGTGGATGTTAATGGCGATAATCACACTCAACGTTTCTACCGAGCTCGACCGACCGCCGTCCCACTCTATTCCGTAGCAACCTTTCAAAACACACCCACGACGCCCTCGGGAACACCGAAGGCGAACGACAGTCGGGGACGTGTAGGCCCGCGGTTCCCTAACTCACCACACACTTCGTCCGACTGGAACGAGTCTCCTAGCAATACCTGGACAAGTCGCGAACGGATCAAGGCTGCAACATGCCTTGCGTTGAGCCGCGATGGAAAATATTTAGCTGTTGGCGAGACTGGATACTCCCCACGAGTTCTGGTTTTTAGCTTACACGATACTTCTTCCGACAGCCCTCTTATCTCGATCAGCGAACATGCTTTCGGGGTCAATTGCGTTGCGTGGTCTGCAGACACCCAGTATCTTGCGTCTCTAGGAGCTGCAAACGATGGATTTCTCTATATCTGGAAGGTCGACCCTCGAACAGGCGCGGCTAGACTTTACAAACAAAACCGATGCACGTCATATGTGAAAGACATGGTATGGATGGGCAATTCTCTCATCACATTTGGCGTTCGCCATGTCAAGATGTGGAAACCTGATGATGGCCCAACTATTTCGCCTACGAAGCAGAAGTTCTTCAGTGAACAGCCGGCCTCTACTCCACCCTCTCAAAGAACCCTACCAGGGCGTAGCATCCTGCTAGGACCTCTCTTGGAGGATACTTTTACTTGCGCTGCTGTCGTCAAAAACTCTAGCCTCATCATTTGCTCGGAAACGGGTGGTGTATGTATCATGGCGGAGGACGACAGGCAGATGAAATTGCAGAAGGTCCTTGGTTTGGACTTCTTCATTTCGACTATTGCTGTCAAGGGCAATATTGCCTACGTTGGTGGCAGACATGGCCATTTTGCCGTGCTTGACATTGAAGCTGTTTTGGATGCTCAACCACCGTCCGCGTGTATAAAAGAGACTACATTCTGCCCTACAGGACAAGTTGCCCTGGGTTTTCTGACACACAAGCTTGTCACCATTGATTCGCAACAGTCCATTGACATCTGGAGCTCAGACCATGTGCCTGGCAAGAATACCAAGGCAATGGCCAGCATTCCTATCCCTGGTCATGGGCAGTCTGTTACAGGTATACAGGTCTTGGAGAGACCAAATGATCTGAACGCTTCGTTTTTGACATGGACAGTTTCTGGAAATGTTTCCTTCTGGACATTGGAGGGTCAAGTCCAAGCATCAATTGATGTACCGATTGGAATGACTGAACCAGAGAACGAACTGGACTCGGTCAACCAACTTACATGCGCCCGGGCAACGAATGACGGTAAACTTCTTATTTCCGCCGATAGACTGGGCGTGCTACGAATGACGGACATCGCCACAAAGGAACCCGTTTTAGACATCAAGGCACATACTGCTGATTGTCGATCCGTCAGTGTCTATGACAGGGATGGCAAATTTCTCATGGCGTCTTGTGGACGAGACAGAACTGCGCAGCTCTTCCACAGGACTGCAGGCGGCTCCATTGAGCATTTTCAGACATTGGAGTTCGCTGCGAAGGTCGTGCAGGTTATGATTCCGTCCGAAGACAAGGTGCTGACCTGTTCATTTGATCGAACATTACAAATTTACGATATCATCACAAAAGAGGGTGATCCCGACTCTGTTGCCGCTATCCCTTCCAGAGTAATTTCTCTCCGAGCCTCGCCTAGCTCAATGGTTCTGGGCATGGGCCAAAGAACTGTCTTTGTCTCTTTACTAGATCGGTCTATTTGCCAATATGAACTCAACACGGGACGCAAGATCTCTTGCTTCAAATGTCAAGACGAGACAAAAGGCGAGTCGGCTGTTCTGGACTCGCTCTGTTTTGGACAATGGCCTCccaaagaccaagacttCCTCCTCGGAACATCAAACACAGACAAATCCATTCGGCTCTACGATGCCCAGACAGGGAGCTTCTTGGACCGAGAATGGGGTCACACTGAAGCAATCAACGGCGTTTGCCTTATCGaaaatgatgatggaagccgCAAGGTTGTGAGTGTCGCATCGGATGGAACAATGATGATATGGGGTCTGGATTTAAACGATTCTCCGCCTGGTTCCACGAGTAGAGAGCCATCGCCCGCCAAAGACTCTGTATCAGGACGACCGCCACTTCGCAGGGTCCTGTCAAAGGCTGAGCTAGCTGAATTCCAACGGCCTTCGCCGACATCTGGTCGGAGATCCCCACCCCGAACACTACAGCGGAGGACTTCGCGATTCAACCTGGCTGCTAGCGTCAGAACACCTACACAAGGGCTTCCAACAAGCCCTAGTAGCACATTGGCAGAAGATACACCGTCAAGACGACCTTCTGCTGATCCGCGGAATAGTCCCCCAGTGTCTCCAAAGGGAAAGGTTACCAGACGACCTTCTCTTCCAACTCTAGGCACAAGCGCACGCAAAAaggcatcctcatcaaactTGCGAGGCTTTGGCTCGTTGAATATGGCGACAGAACAAACTTGCCGTCAACTTAGATCATACAGGAAGAAGCTTGCTTCCTCAGAGCCGATTAGCCAAGAGAATCTGACAGAGCTAGATCAGGAGTTGCGGCTGACGGCAGCAGCTCTCGGCGACCGGGCTATTCGAAGCAGAGCCATGAACGAGACGGTCCTCAGTGGTCTTCTCGATCAGTACTCGGAGAGACTAGTCACATTGCTGGACGAAAAGCTGCGTCTCAGCTACCAGCCAAGATCTCCAACTGAAAAGGATGGAGACAGTCGAGACGGAGATAGCCCGGATGAGGAGGCCAGACGCAGTATAAATGGATCCTCAAGTTCGCTTTCTCCTTAA